One genomic region from Colletes latitarsis isolate SP2378_abdomen chromosome 10, iyColLati1, whole genome shotgun sequence encodes:
- the Taf8 gene encoding TBP-associated factor 8: MDIQTTNTRRKILNHVVCSILVECGYETCDKQALETLTEMLQSFIVEVGESARNYCELSGRTEPLIADVIVAMINMGIKLDNIETYGKRSNRTVLPPLQQQTQSKQLNILQAGVKQGHPSHIPSYLPAFPDPHAYIRTPTHKQPVTEYEAIREKAATQKRDIERALTRFIAKTGETHSLFLTEDNSMFPLISCKPQFPSYLSALLPQDQVFETDQDFQFEPSPVKKKKEQEKEEKDEGMKGQTEDAEHNGETTAQQDAIDNPYLRPGKIPKNKMPGATVPGLHTMKRDPLEC, from the exons ATGGATATTCAAACAACAAATACACGAAGAAAGATATTAAATCATGTAGTTTGTAGTATTCTAGTGGAATGTGGTTATGAAACGTGTGATAAACAAGCATTAGAAACTCTTACCGAAATGCTGCAATCTT TTATTGTAGAAGTTGGAGAGTCTGCCAGGAATTATTGTGAACTTTCTGGTAGAACAGAACCACTGATTGCAGATGTTATAGTAGCAATGATAAATATGGGCATaaaattggataatatagaaacATATGGAAAGAGATCAAACAGAACTGTTTTACCACCACTTCAGCAACAAACTCAATCAAAGCAATTAAACATTTTACAGGCTGGAGTGAAACAAGGTCATCCGTCTCATATACCAAGTTACTTACCAGCTTTTCCTGATCCACATGCATACATTAGAACACCG ACACATAAACAGCCAGTAACAGAATACGAAGCTATAAGGGAAAAAGCAGCAACGCAAAAGCGCGATATTGAAAGGGCACTGACAAGGTTTATCGCAAAAACAGGAGAAACGCATAGTCTATTTTTAACAGAAGATAATAGCATGTTCCCAT TAATATCGTGTAAACCACAATTTCCTAGCTATCTATCTGCCCTTCTTCCACAAGATCAAGTGTTTGAAACTGATCAAGACTTCCAGTTCGAACCAAGCCCAgtcaaaaagaaaaaggaacaaGAAAAAGAAGAGAAAGATGAAG GTATGAAAGGACAAACTGAAGATGCCGAACACAACGGAGAAACCACAGCACAGCAAGATGCCATAGATAATCCCTATTTACGACCTGGGAAAATACCAAAGAATAAGATGCCGGGAGCTACTGTGCCTGGTTTACATACAATGAAACGGGATCCACTTGAATGTTAA